A window of the Mesotoga prima MesG1.Ag.4.2 genome harbors these coding sequences:
- a CDS encoding glycosyltransferase family 2 protein, which produces MPGLSHDSYDIVVGIPSFNNETTIKYVVETAAIGLKQYFPSMRGCIVNADGGSTDRTKEMFYSASSNGVDLLSFVYEGISGKGSAMRSIMEKSKSYGAQAVLFLDSDLRSVEPFWIERLASPILEEGAAYVTPYYIRHKYDGTITNSICYPLTTALYGKKIRQPIGGDFGVGRELLEYYTTVPENTWRSDISRFGIDIWMTTSAVNEVKGSIYQAALGTKIHDVKDPGKQLGNMFKEVVGTLFSLMQKYEDNWKTVGDYSDSPIYGDVVTGIPEPLEVDLENMISKCYEGIHSQEDFIKDILGAKIARNLLLLGKSDAMIDDDLWVRIIYRIASGYRKLALRDRLIELLVPLYFGRVASFVSRTEKMTQEGAEEEIDKLLKKFVETKDELISIWEKSSE; this is translated from the coding sequence ATGCCCGGACTGAGTCATGATTCATACGATATAGTGGTGGGAATACCTAGTTTCAACAACGAGACTACGATTAAATATGTTGTCGAGACGGCGGCCATAGGCTTAAAGCAGTATTTTCCATCTATGAGAGGTTGCATTGTCAATGCTGACGGGGGCTCAACCGACAGGACAAAGGAGATGTTTTATTCGGCTTCAAGTAATGGGGTAGATTTGCTGTCCTTTGTATATGAGGGAATTTCGGGAAAAGGTAGCGCAATGAGATCAATAATGGAGAAATCAAAATCATATGGAGCGCAAGCAGTCCTATTTCTTGATTCCGATCTCAGAAGTGTGGAGCCATTCTGGATAGAAAGGCTTGCAAGTCCGATTCTGGAGGAAGGGGCAGCCTATGTCACCCCTTACTATATAAGACACAAGTACGATGGGACAATAACGAACAGCATATGTTATCCCCTCACCACAGCTCTTTATGGAAAAAAGATCAGGCAACCCATCGGGGGAGATTTCGGAGTTGGAAGGGAGCTCCTCGAATACTACACGACGGTACCCGAGAATACGTGGAGATCGGACATTTCAAGATTTGGAATAGATATATGGATGACGACCTCCGCTGTCAATGAAGTCAAAGGAAGCATTTATCAAGCCGCTCTCGGCACGAAGATTCATGATGTCAAAGATCCTGGAAAGCAATTGGGGAACATGTTCAAAGAAGTTGTAGGCACCCTGTTTTCCCTGATGCAGAAATATGAGGATAATTGGAAAACAGTGGGTGACTATTCCGATTCACCTATCTATGGTGACGTTGTGACAGGTATACCGGAGCCGCTGGAGGTCGATCTCGAAAACATGATTTCCAAGTGCTACGAAGGCATACACAGTCAGGAAGATTTCATTAAAGACATTCTTGGTGCGAAGATTGCTCGAAATCTCTTACTTCTTGGAAAATCAGACGCGATGATCGATGATGATCTTTGGGTTAGAATTATTTACAGAATAGCTTCAGGCTATAGAAAGTTAGCTCTTAGAGACAGACTCATAGAGCTTCTAGTTCCGCTTTATTTTGGAAGGGTTGCCAGCTTTGTCTCGAGAACAGAAAAGATGACCCAGGAAGGTGCCGAAGAAGAAATCGATAAACTTCTGAAGAAGTTTGTAGAAACGAAGGATGAGTTGATATCTATATGGGAGAAGAGTTCAGAATAA
- a CDS encoding MurR/RpiR family transcriptional regulator → MGEEFRITEKLKAMIKGLNPAEKKAARYIIDFPDDVIHHSISELSVLAGTSETTIFRLSKKLNFNGYQALKIQLARELSRESPPISADKNKLISDLIEALNQQNQLIDDVQLDRIAGKIVRANRLIFFGVASSGIVAEFGATLFMRAGFSTAFYTDPHLQIMTAVSLNRGDIVFGISASGNIRDTVKSIEVASDSGAYTVAVTGGIGSRIVSVSTETIYVAQGGHETGIPLLQPRVCQLTVIQLLLEKSIKLRNGTLQTLEKVDRTLDKKRYL, encoded by the coding sequence ATGGGAGAAGAGTTCAGAATAACTGAAAAACTGAAGGCGATGATAAAGGGTTTAAACCCTGCAGAGAAGAAGGCAGCCAGATACATTATCGATTTTCCAGATGATGTTATCCATCATTCAATAAGCGAACTCTCAGTACTTGCGGGAACAAGCGAGACCACAATTTTCAGGCTGTCAAAAAAGCTGAACTTCAATGGATACCAGGCCCTCAAAATACAGCTAGCCAGAGAACTCTCGCGAGAATCACCGCCAATTTCAGCCGACAAGAATAAGCTGATTTCCGATCTCATTGAGGCACTTAATCAGCAGAACCAACTTATTGATGATGTTCAATTAGACAGAATTGCAGGTAAAATCGTTAGAGCGAATAGACTGATTTTCTTTGGAGTGGCCTCAAGCGGAATAGTTGCCGAATTTGGGGCAACCCTCTTCATGAGAGCCGGTTTTTCGACCGCGTTCTACACAGACCCCCATTTGCAGATAATGACTGCCGTCTCGCTTAACAGGGGAGATATAGTTTTCGGTATCTCCGCCAGCGGGAATATTAGGGACACTGTGAAATCCATTGAAGTGGCTTCAGACTCTGGGGCGTACACTGTAGCAGTTACGGGTGGGATAGGATCGAGAATAGTGAGTGTTTCCACCGAGACCATCTACGTAGCTCAAGGGGGTCATGAAACCGGGATACCACTTCTTCAACCCAGAGTCTGCCAGCTTACGGTAATACAACTTCTTCTGGAGAAGTCCATAAAACTAAGAAACGGAACGCTGCAGACTCTTGAAAAGGTCGATAGAACACTTGATAAGAAAAGATATCTTTAG
- a CDS encoding MEDS domain-containing protein codes for MKSDTHSVCLYGSAHDLRKAINTFLKEGLSKNYKLLYFGPERDVIPSKETTDGLPYNLDDLLGSKTLEIIDFEKSYVKNGVFDPVRQISFLQEAAVRAIKEGYNGLGVAGEGTAILESGTKMEELLKYEASVNDLVEESPVTAYCLYDSSRIDQSSALEISRLHPYTLRESGFSVNEDYYRAPRRTLEYDTASRLDICRGTANSLLQMFRMKSIYVEEHEENVSKLASAIAKEMALDSFTMACLEMAGKIHDLGMNSMFLDMLTRPGPLHALEARLLRRHPITGFEISRGVPFPDKVSYAVFQHHERIDGSGYPNGLKDSEISLEGSILAVSEVVAAMSFYRPYRKPYGQEYSLDQIVKYKGSLYRTEVVEACLTAFENGFSFESSLKTSASQP; via the coding sequence ATGAAATCAGATACTCATAGTGTTTGTCTTTATGGTTCGGCTCACGATCTAAGAAAAGCAATAAACACCTTCCTTAAAGAAGGTCTTTCCAAAAATTACAAACTTCTTTATTTTGGACCAGAAAGGGATGTCATTCCTTCTAAAGAGACAACTGACGGGCTCCCCTATAACCTGGATGATCTTCTAGGTTCGAAGACATTAGAGATAATCGATTTCGAAAAGTCATATGTGAAGAACGGCGTTTTCGATCCCGTAAGACAGATTAGTTTTCTGCAAGAAGCCGCAGTAAGGGCTATAAAGGAAGGCTATAATGGCCTCGGTGTGGCCGGGGAAGGTACTGCGATCCTGGAATCTGGGACGAAAATGGAAGAGCTTCTAAAGTACGAGGCATCTGTGAACGATCTCGTTGAAGAGTCTCCAGTAACGGCATATTGCCTTTATGACTCTTCAAGAATTGACCAAAGCAGTGCTCTGGAAATCTCCAGACTCCATCCGTACACTCTCAGAGAAAGTGGGTTTAGCGTAAATGAAGATTATTATCGTGCACCCAGAAGAACTCTGGAATATGATACCGCAAGTCGGCTCGACATTTGCAGGGGTACCGCAAACTCCCTTTTACAGATGTTCAGAATGAAGAGCATATATGTAGAAGAACATGAGGAAAACGTTTCGAAGCTTGCGTCAGCAATCGCTAAGGAAATGGCATTGGACTCTTTTACCATGGCCTGTCTTGAAATGGCCGGAAAGATACACGACTTAGGAATGAACTCGATGTTTTTGGACATGCTCACTAGACCCGGGCCACTGCATGCTCTTGAGGCCAGACTTCTTAGAAGACATCCCATTACGGGATTCGAGATAAGTAGAGGAGTTCCATTTCCCGATAAAGTCTCGTACGCAGTCTTTCAGCATCATGAGAGAATTGACGGTTCCGGTTATCCGAACGGCCTAAAGGATTCGGAAATTAGCCTTGAGGGTAGCATACTTGCCGTTTCTGAAGTAGTCGCGGCAATGAGTTTTTACAGGCCATACAGAAAGCCGTATGGACAGGAGTACTCGCTGGATCAGATAGTAAAATACAAAGGTTCACTTTACAGAACAGAAGTTGTCGAAGCCTGCCTCACTGCTTTCGAAAATGGTTTTTCCTTTGAAAGCAGCTTGAAAACTTCTGCTTCCCAGCCCTAG
- a CDS encoding sensor histidine kinase, whose product MNESLLDELNEAIIMVDEGLVVTRANLSARKMLGDVEGLALPDALHVQGISKIVDNLISGTNYTIDTIFVKDDTTHYLKIRVSAPYIIARNITSEKLFESAKMDFVNSIVHEFSTPLAVINGYVQLLIEKKMELPADVSETIERIARSTGRLSRLVEELGILSNLELQNYRVKIETVNLKELIDESVSDLESKWKRKKLKITTTVSPNTYAAVDSLLLFRVISNLISNAVKYSSVGDTIEIVSREVESRIYISVKDNGIGIKSEELPRIFERFYRGSNARTSGSSGLGLGLSLVKHALNLINGSIEVRSRYMMGTTVTISFPKNM is encoded by the coding sequence ATGAACGAATCTCTGCTCGATGAACTTAACGAAGCAATCATAATGGTAGATGAAGGTCTGGTCGTAACAAGGGCCAACCTATCGGCTAGAAAGATGCTTGGAGATGTGGAAGGATTAGCCTTACCTGACGCTCTCCACGTTCAGGGCATTTCAAAGATAGTAGATAATCTCATTTCGGGTACTAATTACACCATCGACACGATCTTCGTTAAGGATGACACGACTCACTATCTCAAAATAAGGGTTTCTGCACCATATATAATAGCGAGAAACATAACGAGTGAAAAACTCTTTGAAAGCGCTAAGATGGACTTTGTCAATTCGATTGTCCACGAGTTTTCTACACCGTTGGCTGTTATAAACGGTTATGTACAGCTTCTAATAGAAAAGAAAATGGAGTTACCTGCAGATGTTTCCGAGACTATCGAAAGGATAGCGAGATCGACTGGACGGCTTTCGAGATTGGTTGAAGAACTTGGAATACTGTCTAATCTCGAGCTACAGAACTACAGAGTCAAGATTGAAACCGTCAATTTGAAGGAACTAATTGATGAGTCCGTAAGTGACCTCGAAAGCAAATGGAAAAGAAAGAAATTGAAGATAACCACAACAGTCTCCCCTAACACATATGCCGCCGTAGATTCGCTTCTTCTCTTCAGAGTGATATCGAACCTGATTTCGAATGCGGTTAAGTACTCAAGTGTTGGCGATACAATTGAAATCGTCTCTAGGGAAGTCGAATCCAGAATATACATCTCCGTGAAAGACAACGGAATAGGTATTAAAAGTGAAGAACTACCGAGAATCTTCGAAAGATTCTACAGAGGAAGCAATGCAAGAACTTCGGGATCTTCTGGATTGGGGCTGGGACTGTCTCTCGTTAAGCACGCTCTCAACCTTATAAACGGATCTATAGAGGTACGATCGAGGTACATGATGGGAACGACCGTGACCATCAGTTTTCCCAAGAACATGTAG
- a CDS encoding response regulator transcription factor, translated as MKVLIVDDDLDILNIVRTACENESMQTSTAANAEELWSSLRSEKPDVILLDIMLPDANGLDLVKKIRTMYSRIPIIFLTARKSDLDMILGLELGADDYVTKPFNPRALVARIKAVMRRTEISGTLEDKLTIGDAVVNLKSYTVTKNGKSEELTRREFELLKLLAENPGRVFTREELLDKVWGMDFFGDFRTVDVHISKLREKVGEGFIKTVRGVGYKFVIGEQR; from the coding sequence TTGAAAGTATTGATTGTTGATGACGATCTCGATATCCTGAATATTGTCAGAACTGCATGTGAGAATGAATCGATGCAGACTTCAACTGCCGCAAATGCAGAAGAGTTATGGTCATCCCTGCGTTCAGAAAAGCCCGACGTGATATTACTTGATATCATGCTACCTGACGCAAATGGTCTCGATCTCGTGAAGAAGATTCGAACAATGTATTCGAGAATTCCGATAATATTTTTGACCGCAAGAAAGTCCGACCTTGACATGATTCTTGGGCTTGAACTTGGCGCAGATGATTACGTTACAAAACCCTTCAATCCAAGGGCTCTTGTGGCAAGAATCAAGGCTGTCATGAGAAGAACAGAGATATCCGGTACTTTGGAAGATAAACTTACGATTGGTGACGCCGTAGTTAACCTCAAATCGTACACAGTAACTAAAAATGGAAAGTCAGAAGAGCTGACAAGAAGAGAATTCGAATTGTTGAAACTGCTCGCGGAAAACCCCGGGAGAGTTTTTACTCGCGAAGAGCTACTGGACAAGGTTTGGGGAATGGATTTCTTCGGCGATTTCAGAACCGTTGACGTCCACATAAGCAAACTCAGAGAAAAGGTTGGAGAGGGATTCATTAAGACAGTTCGGGGAGTCGGTTACAAATTCGTCATTGGAGAGCAGAGATGA
- the phoU gene encoding phosphate signaling complex protein PhoU, which yields MTPERQRHLEAGFNRLKSMLSDMMENVRSSLLKAIDSLDRLDGDLARVVIENDEVIDKLQRKMDTEICNYIGRFQPLAEDLRYVLTMMKLATDLERIGDLAVNIAEVAVRYENQTLVKPLIHIKKMTAVVEKMLEEIIDAYYNKDTETAKRVWNEDNNVDEYYLYIKREVREKLVSMTDPNAIGQLLDLMLVSRFLERAGDHATNIAEEIYYIEKGESLKEEMRR from the coding sequence ATGACACCAGAAAGGCAGAGGCATCTGGAAGCAGGCTTTAACAGATTGAAATCTATGTTGTCAGATATGATGGAGAACGTGAGATCGAGTCTTTTGAAAGCGATAGACTCTCTTGATCGATTAGATGGCGACCTCGCAAGAGTAGTCATTGAAAATGATGAAGTGATTGATAAGCTTCAGAGAAAAATGGATACAGAAATATGCAACTATATCGGACGATTTCAACCCCTTGCCGAGGACTTAAGGTATGTTCTTACAATGATGAAGCTGGCAACCGATCTGGAAAGAATCGGCGACCTCGCCGTAAACATTGCTGAAGTCGCAGTCAGGTATGAGAATCAGACTCTCGTCAAGCCACTTATACATATTAAGAAGATGACAGCGGTTGTCGAAAAGATGTTGGAAGAGATAATAGATGCCTACTACAACAAGGATACGGAGACTGCAAAAAGAGTATGGAACGAGGACAACAACGTAGATGAATACTACCTGTACATAAAGAGAGAAGTGAGAGAGAAACTGGTTAGCATGACCGACCCAAATGCGATCGGACAGCTCCTAGATTTGATGCTAGTGTCAAGATTTCTCGAAAGAGCCGGCGATCATGCGACTAACATTGCAGAAGAGATCTATTACATAGAAAAGGGCGAGAGCCTCAAGGAGGAAATGCGACGTTGA
- the pstB gene encoding phosphate ABC transporter ATP-binding protein PstB — protein sequence MDEPIFKIEKLNVYYGDKHALKDVTCEIPKKKVTAVVGPSGCGKSTFLRVLNRMNDLIPSYRHTGSVKLLGNEILDMDPVILRKHVGMVFQKPNPFPKTIQENVTYGPRIHGIKNRKTLREITEKSLKQAALWDEVKDELKKNATNLSGGQQQRLCIARALSVEPDVLLLDEPTSALDPIATQRMETLIEELSDKYTIIIVTHNLQQALRISDYVMFFYVGDLVEFDTTEKITSNPRDQRTSEYLRGIFS from the coding sequence ATGGACGAACCAATTTTCAAAATAGAAAAGCTCAACGTGTATTATGGTGATAAACATGCACTTAAGGACGTGACCTGTGAAATCCCAAAAAAGAAGGTAACAGCGGTTGTGGGCCCTTCCGGTTGCGGAAAATCTACCTTTCTTAGAGTTCTAAACCGCATGAATGATCTGATACCTTCCTACAGACATACGGGATCGGTAAAACTTCTCGGCAACGAGATTCTCGATATGGACCCGGTCATTCTAAGAAAACACGTGGGAATGGTCTTTCAGAAGCCAAACCCATTTCCAAAAACGATCCAGGAAAACGTCACTTATGGGCCGAGAATTCACGGAATCAAGAACCGCAAGACACTTAGGGAGATAACCGAAAAGTCACTAAAGCAGGCAGCCCTATGGGATGAGGTCAAAGATGAGCTGAAGAAAAACGCAACAAATCTATCGGGAGGTCAACAGCAAAGACTTTGCATAGCGAGGGCTCTGTCCGTTGAACCGGATGTTCTGCTTCTCGATGAGCCTACGAGTGCTCTTGATCCAATTGCTACACAGAGAATGGAAACTCTTATAGAAGAGCTCTCGGATAAGTATACTATTATTATAGTAACCCATAACCTTCAGCAGGCACTGAGGATCTCGGATTATGTGATGTTCTTCTACGTGGGTGATCTCGTTGAGTTTGACACTACCGAGAAGATAACCTCTAACCCTAGAGATCAAAGAACAAGCGAGTACCTGAGAGGAATCTTCAGTTAA
- the pstA gene encoding phosphate ABC transporter permease PstA: MLIDRITKLIFGIISYTLVAVILAIIGFLVINGLDDISLEFLVSFPRNSMTEGGIWPSILGTFYFLSIALLFSVPVGILSAVYLSEYSKENRFQRLVLTANNILAGIPSVVFGMFGLSLFSITFGFGTSIISGGLTLGIMSLPYIISNTHESLAAVPKSYREASMALGANKAETTFRIVVPASFSRILTGVMIAVGRIIGETAPLLFTGAAFYITRNPSGLFEPAMSLPTHIFVLSAIYPENVTPKLEGSISVLLIIVITLFVSVAIRRRIESKKLEE, translated from the coding sequence ATGCTGATCGACCGAATAACCAAATTGATTTTCGGAATTATATCGTACACACTGGTTGCAGTTATACTAGCTATAATTGGTTTCCTTGTTATAAATGGACTTGATGACATTAGCCTGGAATTTCTGGTCTCCTTCCCGAGAAATTCGATGACGGAAGGAGGAATTTGGCCTTCAATACTGGGAACGTTTTATTTTCTATCGATAGCACTGCTCTTTTCGGTGCCGGTTGGTATTTTATCAGCCGTCTATTTGAGTGAGTACAGCAAAGAGAATCGTTTTCAGCGTCTAGTTTTAACTGCTAACAACATTCTTGCGGGAATTCCTTCGGTTGTTTTTGGAATGTTTGGCCTGTCGCTTTTTTCGATCACTTTTGGATTCGGAACCTCAATCATCTCGGGGGGTCTTACTTTAGGAATAATGTCACTTCCTTACATCATTTCAAATACCCATGAAAGCCTGGCTGCAGTTCCGAAATCTTACAGAGAAGCATCGATGGCACTTGGTGCGAATAAGGCTGAGACAACTTTCAGAATCGTTGTTCCAGCCTCCTTCTCGAGGATACTAACTGGAGTTATGATAGCTGTAGGAAGAATAATTGGGGAGACGGCTCCTTTGCTGTTTACAGGGGCCGCATTTTATATTACCAGAAACCCTTCAGGTCTCTTTGAGCCGGCTATGTCATTGCCAACACACATTTTCGTGCTTTCGGCAATCTATCCCGAGAATGTGACTCCGAAGCTTGAGGGAAGTATTTCCGTTCTGCTGATAATCGTCATAACTTTGTTCGTCAGCGTCGCAATCAGAAGGAGAATAGAATCGAAGAAACTGGAGGAGTGA
- the pstC gene encoding phosphate ABC transporter permease subunit PstC: protein MRRRRLELSSRVLVTTAALITSAILFGIFFFLISDGVRVFGKISFEEFFFSARWYPTYEDAEYGILALLSGTLAVTGLTLAISIPLGFVSAIFLAEFSHRKAHDFLKLIFELMAGIPSVVLGSFGLKYVSRWLMELFPMKVWTGLNIFNASLMLSILAMPYFVTLIEDALKAVPVDQKEASLALGANTTSTVFRIIVPQARSGILNAIILGANRIIGETMVVLMVAGGASMIPQSIFDPVRPLTAAIAGEMGEVELGSTHYYALFMIGIVLLGISLIFTVIAMRLKRGMRRC, encoded by the coding sequence TTGAGAAGAAGGAGACTTGAACTTTCGTCGAGAGTACTGGTAACGACTGCAGCTTTGATTACATCAGCAATTCTTTTCGGAATATTCTTCTTTCTCATATCAGATGGGGTAAGAGTTTTCGGAAAGATATCATTCGAGGAGTTCTTTTTCAGCGCTCGCTGGTACCCAACTTACGAGGATGCCGAATATGGCATCCTCGCTCTGTTATCGGGCACTCTGGCTGTAACAGGGTTGACCTTAGCAATATCTATCCCGTTGGGATTTGTTTCGGCCATATTTCTTGCCGAGTTCAGCCACAGGAAGGCGCACGACTTTCTAAAACTCATATTTGAACTCATGGCAGGAATTCCATCTGTGGTACTTGGAAGTTTCGGGCTCAAGTATGTCTCAAGGTGGTTAATGGAGCTCTTCCCGATGAAAGTGTGGACGGGACTGAATATTTTCAACGCTTCTCTCATGCTCTCTATACTTGCTATGCCATATTTCGTAACTCTTATCGAAGATGCATTGAAAGCTGTTCCTGTAGATCAAAAAGAGGCCTCATTAGCACTGGGAGCCAACACAACTTCAACAGTATTCCGCATTATTGTTCCACAAGCTAGAAGCGGGATCCTAAATGCGATCATACTTGGAGCAAATAGAATAATAGGAGAAACAATGGTTGTTCTGATGGTCGCAGGCGGCGCTTCCATGATTCCCCAGTCGATCTTTGATCCAGTTAGACCTCTAACCGCAGCAATCGCCGGCGAAATGGGAGAAGTTGAACTTGGAAGCACTCATTATTACGCTCTCTTCATGATTGGGATTGTTCTTTTAGGGATTTCCCTGATCTTCACAGTTATAGCAATGCGTCTTAAGAGGGGAATGAGAAGATGCTGA
- a CDS encoding PstS family phosphate ABC transporter substrate-binding protein, with product MKNFGVLIVILLLAGTMLGSTLVIKGSNTVYPVAQLWAEGFKAMNPDVEISIEGAGSSTGIKALFNGQTDIANSSRWIKASEIEQMNSDGKYFIPYVVAYDGIAIIVNKSLGISNITIQQLFDIYSGKITSWNQIDSSLPKARIVPLSRDNASGTFEYFVEHVMKGEKFAPQVQQLASTRAEVEQVMQNQYAIGYIGMGYITEEVKALTVEGVEPTVANVNAGSYPISRPLFMFVDATNGLPTGVIGEFLRYALSPEGQAAVLSVGYVNAYGTK from the coding sequence ATGAAGAATTTTGGTGTACTTATCGTGATCCTGTTACTGGCTGGTACTATGTTAGGTTCTACACTTGTCATTAAAGGCTCCAACACTGTCTATCCAGTTGCGCAGCTCTGGGCAGAAGGTTTCAAGGCAATGAACCCTGATGTTGAGATATCTATCGAAGGCGCCGGGTCTTCGACGGGTATCAAGGCCTTATTCAATGGACAGACCGACATTGCAAATTCCAGTAGATGGATCAAGGCCTCGGAAATTGAACAGATGAACAGTGATGGAAAGTACTTCATACCATATGTTGTCGCCTATGACGGGATAGCGATTATCGTAAACAAGTCCCTCGGGATTAGCAACATAACCATTCAACAGCTTTTTGATATCTACTCGGGAAAGATAACTTCGTGGAATCAGATTGACTCTTCTCTGCCAAAGGCTAGAATTGTTCCTCTGTCAAGAGACAATGCATCTGGAACATTCGAGTACTTCGTCGAACACGTAATGAAGGGTGAGAAATTCGCTCCTCAGGTTCAACAGCTGGCATCAACAAGAGCCGAAGTTGAGCAGGTTATGCAGAATCAGTATGCTATCGGCTACATTGGAATGGGATACATCACGGAAGAGGTTAAGGCCCTGACAGTTGAAGGCGTTGAACCCACTGTAGCAAACGTGAATGCAGGATCATACCCGATATCGAGACCATTGTTCATGTTCGTCGATGCAACCAATGGACTCCCTACAGGAGTTATTGGTGAATTCCTGAGATATGCACTATCACCGGAAGGGCAGGCAGCTGTTCTAAGTGTGGGTTATGTAAACGCTTACGGAACGAAATAG
- a CDS encoding metallophosphoesterase, translated as MKKYMLLLFLLIIGQVFSVYLNDISRDGVTVSWFTEEPSTSYLIVYDGSNESIHSDEEVTLHRFRVSGLLPGMSYAYTVKSEKDGEVIYKGNGILTTAPNRNTPFSFAAYGDSRNNYVVHSEIVHGIASENVPLVIHTGDIVSTDDAIEEWIDFFEVTEVLSDSVLYSVIGNHESEAINYLKFFAFPGNERYYSLWYGDIFFIFLNTNEAFDKYSQQYVWLLTQLEEAEEEDPAHIVVCLHHPPYSYGSHGDHLYLKEYLVPVFENYNVDLVLSGHDHGYQRIERNGVTYVITAGGGAPLYDITRGESLVASAKAFHYMLFNYTLEGLYGYSKTPEGLILDSFYIPKHN; from the coding sequence TTGAAAAAATATATGCTTCTTCTGTTTCTTCTGATAATTGGTCAGGTTTTTTCAGTCTATTTGAACGATATTTCGCGCGATGGAGTTACCGTAAGCTGGTTCACTGAGGAACCCTCAACTTCTTATTTAATAGTCTACGATGGCTCCAATGAATCTATTCATTCAGATGAGGAAGTGACTCTTCACAGATTCCGGGTATCTGGACTCCTTCCTGGAATGAGCTATGCTTACACTGTTAAGAGTGAAAAGGATGGAGAAGTCATTTACAAAGGCAACGGGATACTGACAACCGCACCTAACAGAAACACACCATTCAGTTTTGCTGCTTACGGGGATAGCAGAAACAACTATGTCGTTCATTCTGAGATAGTCCATGGAATAGCTAGTGAAAACGTTCCTCTAGTAATTCACACGGGTGATATCGTCTCGACCGACGATGCTATTGAAGAATGGATAGACTTCTTCGAAGTTACCGAGGTACTATCTGACAGTGTACTCTACAGTGTTATTGGAAACCACGAGTCTGAAGCCATAAACTATTTGAAATTCTTTGCTTTCCCAGGAAATGAAAGATATTATAGCCTATGGTACGGCGATATCTTCTTCATATTTTTGAACACAAATGAAGCCTTCGATAAGTATTCACAGCAATACGTTTGGCTTCTAACACAGCTGGAGGAGGCGGAAGAAGAAGATCCTGCACATATAGTAGTTTGCTTGCACCACCCTCCGTACAGTTACGGCTCTCATGGAGACCATCTGTATCTAAAGGAATACCTGGTTCCTGTCTTCGAAAACTACAACGTCGATCTTGTTCTTAGCGGCCATGATCATGGCTATCAGAGAATTGAGAGAAACGGCGTAACCTATGTTATTACGGCTGGCGGCGGTGCTCCGCTTTACGATATCACCCGGGGCGAGAGTCTAGTCGCTTCCGCCAAAGCCTTCCACTATATGTTGTTCAACTATACTCTAGAAGGTCTGTACGGCTATTCAAAAACCCCGGAGGGCCTTATTCTGGACAGTTTCTATATTCCAAAACATAATTAA